The genomic region GTTGTGCAGTGAGAAAAAGTAGTAAATAGTCACAAGGTTTTGGAGAAATAAACTGGGTTAAACTCACCCGAAAAGGTGAGCGTAGTAATAAAAAGTAAGTTAAGATTAGAAAAAGACTTTAAAACTCTATTAATAAAATGACTATTGACGAAGCTCTAGGTATCGTAGATAAAGTTCTGAACCCAGAAAAGCTCAATGATGTTCAAGAGCAGATATTTCGCGGCTCTTGGGAAGGAAAGACCTTTCCGGAGATAGCAAAGGAACTCGGCTACGATTCCGAACACATCAAGAATGTTGGTGCCAAGTTATGGAAAATCCTCACTCAAGCTTTTGGGGAGGAAGTAACTAAAGGTAACTTTAAGGCAGTTTTGAGGCGCAGGAAGGAGCTAAACCCAGATCCACGCCCCGTAGAACCTATCCCGCCTCCACTACCTCCCAACCGTTACCAAGATTGGGGAGAAGCGCCGGATGTCGCGCTTTTTTATGGTCGCACCGCAGAACTGGCTACATTAGAGCAATGGATTGTCAACGATCGCTGTCGTTTGGTGGCGTTACTCGGCATGGGGGGGATGGGTAAAACTTCTCTGTCTGTAAAGCTAGCGGAACAGATTCAGGATAAGTTTGAATTTGTCATCTGGCGAAGTCTCCGCAACGCTCCACTAATCGAAGAAGTCTTAGCCAACTTGCTGCAATCGCTTTCCAACCAAGAGGAAACCGATTTACCAGAAAGCGTCAACGCTAGAATATCCCGACTAATTGAATGTTTGCGTCAACACCGCTGTCTGTTGGTATTGGACAATTTCGAGACGATTCTTTGCCCTGGCGATCGGCCCGGAAAATATCGCGAAGGCTATGATGGGTATAGAGAGTTAATCAGACAGGTGGGAGAAACACCCCATTGCAGCTGCTTAGTGCTAACCAGTCGGGAGAAGCCTACAGAAATTGCGCCGTTGGAAGGGGAAGAACTACCTGTTCGCTCATTACAACTAACTGGCTTAAAAGAAGCTGAAGGACGAGAAATCTTTAATCGAAAGGGTTCCTTCATTGGCTCATATAACGAATGGAAAACCTTAATCGAACACTATGCTGGTAATCCGCTAGCTTTAAAAATGGTGGCTCCAGTTATTGAAAACTTATTTGATAAAAATATTTCTGAATATCTAGAAGAAGTTTTAAAGCCAGGACTTGCGGTTTTTGATAACATTCGGCAGCTTTTAGATCGGCAGATGGAACGCTTGTCAGATGCAGAACAGGAGATTATGTACTGGTTGGCGATCGAGCGCGAGGGGGTTTCAATTACAGAATTACAGTTAGATGTTTTACCCCGATGGCGGCCAAAAGTGTTGGAATCGCTGAATTTTCTGAAATGGCGATCGCTGATTGAGAAAAAGACAGACTTGCCAAGTTTTACGCAACAGCCTGTGGTCATGGAGTACGTTACCGAGCGTTTAATCGATCGGGTTTGCCAAGAGATTATCACGGAAAAAATCAATATTCTCAACAGCCACGCTTTAATCAAGGCACAGGCCAAAGACTATATCAGACAAAGCCAAATTAGCCTCATACTCCAACAAGTAGCGGATAGGTTAATAACTATTTGTAGGGGTAAAATTAATGTAGAAAATAAGCTGAATCAAATTATATCAAGGTTGCGAAAAGAATTTCCCCAAGAGCCTGGGTATGCCGCTGGCAATATTCTGAATCTGCTGTGCCAACTGAAGACTGATTTAACTGGTTATGATTTTTCCGAGCTAACGGTTTGGCAAGCTTATCTACAGGGAGTGAATTTGCACGATGTCAATTTCGCTCGTGCAGATCTGTCTAAATCAGCTTTTACAGAAACCTTCGGTAGCATTATGTCGGTGGTATTTAGCCCGAATGGAAAACTTTTAGCAACAGGCGGTGACGCTGCTGAGATTCGCTTGTGGCAAGTTGCCGATGGGAGACCTATGATGACCTGTAGGGGACATACTCATTGGGTATTGTCGATCGCATTCAGTCCCGACGGTCAAACTCTAGCTAGCAGTAGTAATGACCAAACAGTGAAGTTATGGGATGTCAACACCGGACAATGCCTGAGAACTTTGCACGGGCATACCAACTGGGTATGGTCGGTCGCCTTCAGTCCTGATGGTCGAACGCTGGCTTCTGCCAGTTTCGATCGCACTATCAGATTGTGGGATGTTTCTAGCGGTCAGCCTTTGAGAACTTTGGAGGGACATACTAATTCAGTACGATCGATCGCCTTTAGTCCATCTGATGTCACAGGCGAGACGCCTGTGCTACTAGCTAGCAGCAGCGATGACCAAACGGTGCGGTTGTGGGATATTCGCACAGGCGAATGCCTGAGAACTTTGCAGGGGCATACCCACTGGGTCTGGTCAGTTGCCTACAGCCCGGATGGTAAAACTCTGGTTACCGGCAGTGCCGATCGCACCCTCAAATTGTGGGATGCTTCTAGCGGTCAGCCTCTCTTAACTTTGGAGGGACATACTCATTTAGTGCGATCGGTTGCCTTTAGTCCAGATGGTCAGACTCTTGCCAGTAGCAGTCATGACCACACCCTACGCTGCTGGGATGCCAAGACAGGTCAATGCCTGAGAACTTTGCAGACCGATTGGGTACAGTCAGTCGCCTTCAGTCCCGACGGTCAGATCTTGGCTAGCAGCAGTCACAACCAAACGGTGAAACTGTGGAACCCTCGTACTGGTCAATGCCTGAGAACTTTGCAAGGG from Argonema galeatum A003/A1 harbors:
- a CDS encoding NB-ARC domain-containing protein, producing the protein MTIDEALGIVDKVLNPEKLNDVQEQIFRGSWEGKTFPEIAKELGYDSEHIKNVGAKLWKILTQAFGEEVTKGNFKAVLRRRKELNPDPRPVEPIPPPLPPNRYQDWGEAPDVALFYGRTAELATLEQWIVNDRCRLVALLGMGGMGKTSLSVKLAEQIQDKFEFVIWRSLRNAPLIEEVLANLLQSLSNQEETDLPESVNARISRLIECLRQHRCLLVLDNFETILCPGDRPGKYREGYDGYRELIRQVGETPHCSCLVLTSREKPTEIAPLEGEELPVRSLQLTGLKEAEGREIFNRKGSFIGSYNEWKTLIEHYAGNPLALKMVAPVIENLFDKNISEYLEEVLKPGLAVFDNIRQLLDRQMERLSDAEQEIMYWLAIEREGVSITELQLDVLPRWRPKVLESLNFLKWRSLIEKKTDLPSFTQQPVVMEYVTERLIDRVCQEIITEKINILNSHALIKAQAKDYIRQSQISLILQQVADRLITICRGKINVENKLNQIISRLRKEFPQEPGYAAGNILNLLCQLKTDLTGYDFSELTVWQAYLQGVNLHDVNFARADLSKSAFTETFGSIMSVVFSPNGKLLATGGDAAEIRLWQVADGRPMMTCRGHTHWVLSIAFSPDGQTLASSSNDQTVKLWDVNTGQCLRTLHGHTNWVWSVAFSPDGRTLASASFDRTIRLWDVSSGQPLRTLEGHTNSVRSIAFSPSDVTGETPVLLASSSDDQTVRLWDIRTGECLRTLQGHTHWVWSVAYSPDGKTLVTGSADRTLKLWDASSGQPLLTLEGHTHLVRSVAFSPDGQTLASSSHDHTLRCWDAKTGQCLRTLQTDWVQSVAFSPDGQILASSSHNQTVKLWNPRTGQCLRTLQGQTYQVASVAFSPDGTILASGSSDSSLRLWNAQSGQLLKCCTGHKTWVLSVAFSPEGNTLASSSETLKLWDVSTGSCLRTLQGHTNVVRSVAFSPEGKTLASGSWDNTAKLWDIDTEQCLKTLLGHTDWIWTVTFSPDGQTLATGSSDNTVKLWDIATGNCLRTLQGHTSIVWSVAFSPDTKILVSSSDDNTVKLWDISTGECRITLYGHSDGVKSVAFSPDGKFLASSSDDQTVRLWDISTGECLKTLEGHNGRIWSVAFSRQGKTLASGSQDKTIKLWDVDTGECRRTLKAADPYQGMNITGVTGLTEAQKTTLISLGAVEA